The DNA sequence AGGTCGGTACCGGTAAAGAAAACGCTGGCCGCCTTGATCGCCTTTTGCCGGGCCAGCATCGTAGCCGGGAAGGTATAGCTCAGCGTTACGTCGCGGAGTCGCATCCAGTTGATATCCTTCTCGATGAAATCCTCATCGACGTAGGCCGATGAATAGAAGTCATTCCGAACACTGGGTGTCACCTGAATGGTGTTTACGGTTGGCGTAGCGGTGTTTTCGAGGCCATCGCGCAGAACGCCTTTCACCACCCGGGCCTGCTCCCGGTCGACGGTGAAGCGGCTCAGGCCCTGTACGTACAGGTAGAGTTCGTTGGCATTGTACACGTCACCCCCTTTGCGGATGTCGAGCAGGGCCGACAGGTTCCAGTTTTTATAGCGGAACGTATTGGTTAGGCCAATCAGGAAGTCCGGATTGCGGTCGCCGATCTCAACGAAATTGGTGTTTTTGATCGGGTAGCCCGTGGTGGGGTTGATCAGGATGTCGCCCCGGTCGTTACGCAGGTACGCATTACCGCCGAAGGTAGTGGCGGGTCGGCCCACGAACAGGCTGTTGCGAACGTTGGCAAACAGCCAGGTATCCGACACGTAAAACTCGGTTTGTCCGGCCGGGATGCTCTTCACCGTACTTTCATTGCGGGTGAAGTTAGCGAGCACATCCCAGTTGAAATCGCCCCGGCGGACGGGGTTACCGCCCAGCTGTACTTCAATGCCCCGGCTGTTGATGGTGCCGCTGTTGATATACTGAAGCACGAACCCAGTGGCGTAGCTGATGCGGGGTGCCGTAATCTGATCTTTCGCGTTCCGGCTGAAATACGCTACGTCGGCCGTCAGACGGCCGTTGAACAGTCGCACATCGGTACCGATCTCGTACGATTGGGTACGCTCCGGCTTCAGGCCGGGGTTCCCGCCGTAGACACCGTACGACAGGCCACCGCCCGTAGTGGGCTGCGCGGCCAGGTTGGAGGCTACGTTGTACGGGGGCGCATCCTTACCCACTTCGGCATAGGACGCCCGGATTTTCGCGAAGGAAACGATTTTGCCGCCCTGCAGGGCAGGGATTTCGGTCAGGACAAGGCTGGTGCTGACGGAAGGGTAGAAGAAGGAACGGCTCGCAATAGGGAGCGTACTCGACCAGTCATTTCGCCCCGTGGCGTTCACGTACAGCAGGTCTTTGTAATTCACTGTCAGCTGCCCGAACACACCCTGCAACCGTCGGCGGATCAGGGTATTCTTGGCACGCTGGGTGGTGGGCGGGGTGTTGTTGATGCCGTTGAAATTGGGATCGTAGAACTGCTGACCCAGGACAGCGTCGGTATTATCGCGCCGGTCCTCAACGGCCGTACCTACCAGCAGCGACGTATTGACATCGCCGAACTGTTTCTTCGCCGTGGCCAGGAACTGACCATTGAGCAGCTGACTTACCTGCGTGAAGTTCTCGATGCTGCCCCGGGTAGAGTAGCCCAGGTTCGACTGGGGGTGGGCAAGCTGGTTACCGAGCGTCGAGTAAATATCAGCGCCCAGCACCGTCCGCAGGTTCAGCCAGGAGGCTACGTCATAGTTCAGCGTTGCGTTACCCAGGATACGGTTCGTACGGTCGCTGTTCTGGTTTTTATAGACCGAGAAAAATGGATTGTCAATGTCCGTAACATCGCTGTTGGCCGTCGTCAGCAGCCGCCGGCGGGTGCCGTCACTGTTGAGGTAGTTGCGGGCATCGTCGGTAACGGGCCAGTACAGCAGGGCCAGCAGCGTACTGCCCGCACCCTTGCCCGCTTTGATGTTCTGGGTGCCGATGTAGTTGAACGACGTCGTTACGTCGAACTTATCCGACACTTTCGAGGAGCCCGTCAGGCGAATGCTCGTCCGGTCGAACTTCGTATTGGGCACAACGCCGGTCTGGGTCGTGTAGGACGTACTGAGCCGGTAGGTCGACCGGTCCGAGCCTCCTTCGACCGACAGGTTATGGCGCTGGGTGAAACCCGTCTGGAAAAAGTTGCCCACGTTGTCGAATCGGGGGGCGTCCGACGCGTATCGAGGACCGAAATACGCCCGGGTCGGGGTGTTGAACGCACCGTTATCGCCCGGCCCGAAGGTCGTCTGAAACTTGGGAAACCGGTAGGCGTCGTCGAAGCGGAAGGCGTTGTCGTATGTAATCCGGCCGCGCCCGGCGGCCCCTTTCTTGGTGGTGATAACGATAGCACCCGAAGCAGCATCGATGCCGTACAGAGCGGCTGCTTCGGGGCCTTTCAGTACCGTAAGCGTTTCAATATCGTTGGGGTTAATGTCGGCGGCCCGGTTCTGGTAGTCGTTGTTTCGGTTGGGCGAGTCAGACACGAGGGCACCCTGACTGAAGGTTTTGTTGTCGATGGGTAGCCCGTCGACAACGAAGAGCGGCTGGTTATTGCTACCGATGGAGCTGATACCGCGCAGCATGATGGACGTCGACGCACCGGGGTTCCCGCTGGTACTGGTGATCATGGCACCGGCTACCCGCCCGTTGAGCGAGTTGAGGAAGTTCTCGCGCTGGGTCTGGGCCAGATCGGTTCCTTTCACTTCCTGTACCGAATAGCCCAGCGCCCGTTTTTCCTGTTTGATACCCAGGGCGGTGACAACGACTTCGTTGAGGGCACTGGCTTCCTGTTTGAGAGAAATCGTTACGACGTCGGCGTTACCAACGACCACATCCTGGGTGGTCGTTCCGATAAAACTCACGCGGAGGGTCTGCCCCCGGCTGGCCTGAATACGAAAGTTACCGACGGCATCAGTAGTGGTACCCCGTGTGGTACCCTGCACCACAACGCTGGCTCCGGGAATGGGGGTATTGTCGTCGGCAGAGAGAACTTTGCCCGTGATCGTACGATCCTGAGCGTAAGTGCTTAATAGTGTTGTACAATAGAACAACAAGACTAATAAGCCACGTACAGATAGCTGCATAGAGAAGAATAAGTTGATGAAAAACACAAAAACTGCTTCAAAATTGGGCAGGAAGCGGTAAAGAAACAATAGATTCGGTCGGTTGTGATCAGATATGTTAAAATTGCATTAAAGCAAGAAAAAATAGGTTTAGTGAGTTAAGTTTTATTTTGTTAAAATATGATTGATTGAAATTAATTAAAGGTGTAATTAAAAAATTGCAGAATAGTATTTTGATTTTACGTTAATCACTTATATTTGAGTCGTTAATTAACGTACAACAGAGCATCTTCCTATACTGCTTACTCACTGGCCGCACTTGTGGAGCAGGCAGTCAACCTACCAGCTTCGTTGGACCACCACCAGCGGGTTGGCCGGCGGATTACCCGGGCAGTTCTCCATCCGGAGACTAGCTGCCAGGGAACACCCCCGACTAAGCAGGTTTGCCCGGCACCCGGTCGGCGCAACCTACGCGTACCCTATCTACTGCATTTATCTCTGTGTTCCACCCGCGGGCCGGAAGGTCGGCGAGGGCAATGGCGTTGCGCCCGGTTCTTTCGGGCGGTTCGGATCGGGCGGCCAGTATTCGGTATCGCCCGGGTGGCCGGGCGCAGGCTATTGTTCTAAAACCAATTGACAACCAATGCAAAAACGACTACTGTTTTATGTGCTGATCTGGTGTTGTACGGGGCTGGCGGGCTATGCACAATCCCGCCTGGTCACCGGCACCGTCGTATCAGCCGAAGAGGGGCCATTGCCGGGTGTCAACGTTGTTCTGAAAGGAACGACGATTGGTACAACAACCGATGCGAAAGGGAAGTACGCGCTGAGCGTTCCCAACAACGAAGCCATTATCACCTACAGCTCGATCGGGTTTACTACCGGCGAGGAAAAAGTAGGAAACCGGTCAGTACTGGATATAACGATGGTGTCCGACGTTCGGGCGCTCTCCGAAGTGGTCGTAACGGCCTTCGGAGTCAAAAAGGAAGTGAAATCGCTGGGCTACGGCGTGCAGGAGATCAAAGGCCAGCAACTGACCGAAGCCCGCGCTACCAACGTCGTCAACGGCCTGTCGGGGAAGGTGGCCGGTCTGCGGGTGAGCAGCAACGGCGGGCCCGGCAGCGGCTCCACCATTCAGATCCGGGGCGCTTCGTCGGTATCGGGCAACAACCAGCCACTTGTCGTGATCGACGGGGTGCCCATTCAGCAAACCTTTGACAAGCAGTTCGGCTCGGGCCTGGCCGAAATCAATCCGGACAACATCCAGGAGATGACCGTTCTGAAAGGCCCGAACGCGGCCGCGCTCTATGGCTCGCGGGCCGCCAACGGCGTTATTCTAGTAACGACCAAGACGGGGGCCGGCACCAAAGGAATTGGGGTCGAAATCAACACCAACACGACGTTTGAGCGGCCCTGGGTAAAGCCCAACTTCCAGAATACCTACGGCGGTGGTAACGGCTACCGGACGTGGTATACCGATGGCTGGAGCGGCTCCATCACTGATCCGCTGGAAATCAGCCAGTACCGCGCGGCCTATGGTCCCAATGCCCCCCTGAGCGGGACCGAAGGAACCGACGAAAGCTGGGGTGCGCCCATGGACGGTCGGCTCGTTCGGCAGTGGTGGACCGCCAAGGACGTAGCACCGCTGACCCCCCAGCCCAATAACTACGATGAGTACTGGGCAACGGGCAAGACATTCACCAACAACATTGCGCTCTCGGGCGGCAACGACAAAGGCAATTTTCGGCTGAGTCTGGGGCGGCTGGATCAGCAGGGTATCATGTATTACAATGACTTCCACCGGAATAATTTCAAGTTCAACTCCGGCTATAACTTCACGCCCAAACTGAACGTAACCCTGTCGGCCGAGTACATCAAATCGGGGTCCAAAAACCGGGGGTATACCGAAGGGCAACAGTTTATCTGGTCGCACCGGCACGTATCCTGGGCTCAGCTGCGCGACTATGAGTCGTATCAGAACATCAGCATCAACCGCGTAGTACCCGGAAAGCCCGCCGATACCGACCCCCCCAACTGGCAGCACACGTTTTTTACGAATCCGTTTTTCACCCAGCAACGACTGCCGTATGGTAACGACAAGGACCGGCTCGTGGGCAACATTGCGCTCAACTACAAGATTCTGCCGTCGCTGAGTTTGCTGCTCCGTTCCGGTACCGATGTCTGGACTGATACCCGGATCAATATTCTCAACTTCGAACGGGTTCGGAACGGAAACACAACGCCCGGATCGTATTCGGAAGAGGTACTACGTCGGCAGGAGAGCAACAGCGACTTTATTTTCACCTTCAACAAGAACATTACCAGCGATTTCTCGCTCAACGCGCAGGCCGGTGGCATCAGCCGCTCCAATTACTACAAGCGAAACTTCCTGCGGGTAGGTCAGCTGGTGGTCGACGGGGTGTACAACGCCGGCAACGCCAACCCGAGCCAGAACACGGCCGAGAGCGCCATCGAAAAGTCGCAGGTCAACAGTGCCTTCGGATCGATGGAGCTGGGCTGGCGCAATGCGCTGTTTTTGAACGGTACGGCCCGTAACGACTGGTCGAGTACGCTGCCCGCCGAAGCCCGGTCGTACTTCTACCCATCGGTATCGGTCAGCGCGGTACTGACCGAACTATTTAACGTACAAAGCTCGGTGCTGTCGTTTGCGAAAGTACGGGCGAGCTGGGCGCAGGTGGGCAATGACGCCGACCCGTATCAGCTGCTCCAGACGTTTCGGGCCAATGGCTCCTGGAATGGCTCGGTGCCGGAGTTCTACGAAAACAAAAAGATTTCCAACTCGGGCCTGAAACCCGAAATCACGACGGGTACTGAGCTGGGCCTGGATCTGCGCTTCCTGAAAGGTCGTATTGGGCTGGATGTAACGTACTACGATCAGCTGTCGCGCAACCAGATTCTGGGTGTCGAAATTTCGAAAGCCAGCGGCTATGACTCGCGGATACTGAACGCCGGTAAGATTGCCAACAAAGGACTGGAAGTGGTGCTGACGGGGTCGCCGGTCCGGCTCAACGGCTTCACCTGGGAAACGACGCTTAACTTCTCCCGCAACCGCAACAAAGTACTCGAGCTGGCCGAAGGGCTGACGACTTATGTACTATACAGCCGCCAGGGCCTGAACTCCGAAGCCCGCGTGGGGCAGGCTTACGGAACGCTCTACGGGATTGGTTTCGAACACGCTCCCGATGGACAGATTATCTATGGTGCGAATGGCTATCCGGTCGTTTCATCGACCCCCCGCGTGCTGGGCAATATCCAGCCGAAGTGGACGGGTGGCTGGCAGAATACATTCAGCTACAAAGGTATTGTGCTGGGTGTGCTGGTCGATGTCCGGTCGGGGGGAAGCCTCTTCGACGAAGGAACGGGTACAGGTCGCTGGACGGGTCAGTATGCCGAAACCGCCATTGGTCGCGAAGAAGGGATCATTGGTAAGGGAGTGGTGAATGTTGGCTCGGCTGAGCAGCCGAACTACGTACCGAACACGACCATCGTTCCGGCCAACGCCCTTTACGGCTACAACAATCCCCGCCGGTACCACGAAGCCGCCATTTTCGACGCGAGCTACGTGAAACTGCGCGAAGTGACGCTGGGCTATCAGATACCGGCCGCCCTGCTGAACCGGATTAAAGTTCGATCGGCCAAGATTTCGCTGGTGGGTCGCAACGTACTGATGTTGTTCAAAAACACCCCGCACATCGATCCCGAAGCTGACCGGTACGGCTCTAACTCGCAGGGATTTGCCTACGGCGAATTGCCCAGCAGCCGGAGCATGGGCGTGAACCTGAACCTGTCGTTTTAATAACGGTTGTGTCAACCCGCCAGCGCGGTCCGGCGTCCCGGCAAAGCGACTGATACGGGTTGACACAATCCACAAACTGCATACGAATGAAACGAATACTCCTTATTCTCATACCGGCGCTCCTGGTAGTTGCTTCGTGTACGAAGGACTTCGACACCATGAACGTGGACCCCAACAACCCAACCGCCGTTGGCCCGCAGTACCTGCTGCCGTTTGCTACGGAGGCTGCCGTTGACCGGTACTGGGGCAGCAACATCCGGTTCGAGCGGCTCAACCTCGATGGGGCCATGCTCTGGATGCAGTACCTGACCCGCAACATCTACTCCAACGAGGGCGATAACTACGGCGTTTCGGTAGCCTTCTACAACAACAACTGGAAAGGCTTTTATAACGACGGGCTGGTCAACTTTCAGCGGATCGTGACGCTCTCGCAGCCCGGCGGCAAATATGCCAACGCCAACTACGAAGGAATCGGTATTGTCATGCGGACGTGGGTTTATTCGCTGCTGACGGATGTGTACGGCGCTATTCCCTACACCGAAGCCATCAAGGGAACCGCCGAAGCCCCCATTTACACGCCCGGCTACGATTCGATGGATAAGATCTACGCCGGGATGCTGGCCGACCTGAAAACAGCCAACGACAAGCTAAGCACCAGCGGCCCGGCCGTAGCCGGTGACATCCTCTACGGGGGCGATATTCTGAAATGGAAAAAGTTTGCCAACTCGCTCCGGATTCGTCTGGCCAACCGGCAGGCCGTTAAAAAGCCCGCTGAGTCGAAAGCAATTCTGGCCGAAATTCTGGCTGATCCAGCCAGGTACCCCATCTTCACGAGCAACGCAGACAACGCCACGCTGAAGCATACGGCTACCCGACCCAGCAATAATGAGTGGAATGAAGTCATGGTGTTTGGCAGCCGGACCGACTGGAATATCAGCAAGACGCTGGCCGATAAGCTCAACGACCTGGGCGACGCCCGCATTACGGTGTATGCCCAGCCAACAAAAGATGGGAAGTACGTCGGTCACGCGAATGGCCTGCCCGACGCCATTGCCACAACCTACCTGGCTACCAGTTCCATGCTGGGGACGTATTTCACCCAGACAACGACGCCCAGTGTGCTGATGACCTTCGCGGAACTGAACTTGACGCTGGCCGAAGCCGCTGTTGATGGGGACATCACTGGCGATGCGCAGACCTATTTCGAGAAAGGCATGACGGCGTCATTCGATCAATACGGGCTGAAAATTTCGGATACGTACCTGAAAACCGTCGGTAAGGTGACGAAGGAAAAAGTGATGGAGCAAAAATGGATTGCGCTCTTCGGGCAGGGGATCGAAGCCTGGACCGAGTACCGCCGGACGGGCTTGCCGCTGCTGCCGCCCAAAGATCCCCGCGCTATTTTCGAGAACGATGGGGTGCTGCCCACCCGTATCAAGTACCCAACTTCGGAATATTCGCTCAACGAAGCCAATGTTCGGAAGGGCGTGACGACCAACGGGGGCGATGATACGATGAAGACTAAACTGTGGTGGGCGGAGAAATAACCGTACCGCGGCCGGGCGGACGTCTCCGCTCTAGCCTGCTGACGCTTTGTGGACTCAAACGAGAACGTCTGCCCGGCCGCGTTGTACACCTTAAAAAAACTGAATCATGAAGCGATATAAATTATTGATACTAAATGGTGCGCTGCTGGCGAGTCTGGCCGGCTGCATGAAGGTAGATGATCCATTTGTGGATCGGGTGGCCGCACCGGTGCTGGTCGTGATCGACAACGCGACGGGCGACGGGGGGGGCTAACGGGCGAACCCGTTGTGTCCCAGAAAGTTGCTGGTCCGGTCACGCTGGGCGTAAAAATTTACGAACTCGATAAAAGTGGTATCCTGGACAACAAAGTCGGCATCGACTCCATACCGGTAACGTCGCTGAGTATCAGGCTAACCACGCGCGCTGGCGCGGCACTCGGCGAACTGAAGACCGACGGAACAGGCAAGGCCACCATTTCGAAGACCTGGGCTGAACTGGGCGTTACGGAGCCCAAGGCCGGCAGCAGCGTATCGCTGACCTGGACGGGGGAATACAAAGGGCAGGCGTTTTCCCGCTTGTCCCGCGTTCAGGCGATTAACTAATGAAAGAGAATACATTGATTTCCACCCGTAGCTATACCCTTGACTAGTAAGAACCATTAACAACCAATATAATGTCTATCAATCGTCGTGACTGGCTGCGTGCCAGTATGTTATCCGGTCTGGGTCTGGCCGCACTACCGGGTGTTGCATCACCCCTGTCGTTCTGTGAGCCAGAGCTGGAGGTGCCCATGGGCTACACCCCGCCCGTTGGCGCGTTGAAAGCCCGGTTGTCGGCGAACGAGAACCCGTACGGTCCGTCGCCCAAGGCGCTCAAAACCATCAATGAGTCGGCACCCGACGGCTTCCTCTATGCCATGGAATACGCCCGGCAGTTTAAAAAGCTGGTTGCCGAAACCGAAGGCGTTCCCGAAGAGTATATCCTGCTGGGTGCCGGCTCGGGTGAGCTGCTGACGGCGGCTTCATTGTGGGCGGCCTACCGACCCAATGCCGGCCGGACGATCGTAGCGCCCGATCCTACCTTCGACGCGTTGCCCCGCACGGCGGTACGGCACGGTATCACAATGGACCGGGTTCCGCTGGTTGCGGCTGATGGCTATGACATCAACCTGAACAAACTGGCCGAACGCGTGGGTAGCCAGACGGGAATGGTTTACCTCTGCAACCCGAACAACCCGACCGCGATCACGGTCGATCCGGCTAAATTGCGGGCGTTCTGCCTGGCTGTGGGTGCTAAAACCCCCGTTCTGGTCGACGAAGCGTACATCGACTACACACCCGATCCAAAAGGCTACTCGATGGTTGATACGATTCTGAAAGGCAGTAACGTCATCATCACCAAAACGTTCTCGAAAGTGCACGGTTTTGCCGGACTGCGGGCGGGCTACATGATTGCCAAGCCCGAACTACTGGAGCAGATCAGCAAGTTTGCGACGGGCGGCAGCAGCATGAGCATGACCACACTCCGGGCGGCTATTGTTAGCCTGCAGGACAAAGACTTCATCAAGTACTCGCTGGGCAAAACCCAGGAGTCGAAGAATTTTCTGGCGGGTGTCCTGAAACAACACAGCTACGAGCCGCTGCCATCGGGCGCTAACTTCGTTATGTTCCCGATCCGGATGAAGGGCGAAGATTTCGTGGGCCGCATGATGGAGCAGGGTGTCAGCATCCGGCAGTGGAAGTTCGACGGACAGTACTGGTGCCGCGTAAGTCTGGGCACGATGCCGCAGATGCAGGCCTTCGCCGATGGATTGAAGACAATATCGTAACGTAGTCGGTTGGTTTAGCGAGTCCGTGAACTGGAGAGTGCTTTCGTAGCCGCCCTTCTCCGGTTCACGGACTCGTTTATTTACCGACTGTTTATTCCCTCACCGCTACCGGCTTGGTCGGGTCGATTTTAAGCCACAGCAGCGCACTTATAAACAGACAGCCAGCGATGAGGAAAAGCGGGTAGCTGAAGTTTTTGGTGTTCTCCACGATCATGCCAAACAGGATCGTAATGAAGAAGCCACCCAGCTGCCCGGCAAAGTTCATCGAGCCGGTTACGGCCCCGGCATTCCGCTGGCCAATATCGACACACACGGCAAAGGCGACCGGCAGCGCCAGGTCTTTCATCAGCACACAGGTAGCCAGCAGATAGCCCGCCGTCTGGTTATCGGTGGCGAGGCCAGCCAGCAGGAAAAAGACGCTCGACAGGCCCAGCCCGCCCATGCCCACGGCGCGTCGGCCAATTTTGAGGCCGTAGCGTTTACTCAGCGCGTCGCTGAGCAGCCCACCCACCAGGCAGCCCACCGCTCCCAGGAAATAAGACAGCGAGATAAAATTCTTGGCGTCATCTTCACTCATGCCACGCCCTTCCTGAAAGTAAACCGACGACCAGTTGGTGAAAAAATAAGAGCCGTAGAAAAACAGGTGACACATGAGCATCAAGGCCCATAGATCAGGGTTGCGCAGGATTGTCTGCCACGGAATCCGGTGATCGGTGGGGCGAATGTTACGGCCCGCTTCGATCACCGCCAGCTCAGCCGCGCTAATGCCTTCCTTTTCGGCTGGCTCATCGCGGAACCACCCGTACCAGCCAATGGCCCACACCACGCCCACTACGCCCAGAATACCAAAGGCCCAGCGCCAGCCCGCCCAATGCACAAGCGGAATCACCAGCAAAGGTGTCAGTGCCCCACCGAGCCGGCCAGCCGCCCAGATCACCGACTGCGCCCGACCTACTTCGACGGCCGGAAACCAGCGGGCAATGGCAATGGACGCGTTCGGATACGCGCCCGCTTCGCCCATCCCGAACAGAAACCGGACAACCAGCAGGTACAGGAAGTTGAAGGCAGTGCCGGTAAGCATCGTGAACCCCGACCACCACAGCACTACCCGCGTCAGAACCCGGCGCGGTCCCAGTCGGTCACCGAGGGCACCGGTGGGGATTTCGAAAAGCGCGTAGGCGAGTGAAAAAGCGCCCAGGATCCAGCCAAACTGCTGATTGTCGAGGTGGAGATCGGCTTTGACGTACTTGCTGACTACGTTCATGCAAACGCGGTCGAGGTAGGTAATGGTCGAAAGCAGGAATAAACCGGTAAGGACGCGGTAGCGAACGTTCATTGACAGCAGGTTAGGGAAGGTGTGAAGGTAGAAACCACCGCTGAAATTGCCGACTGTCCGAAAAAATAAGTTCGGTCTCGTCGTTGCCACCCCCGGCCGGTGTATTTTTACGGCATGTCAACCGTAACGATTGCTCCCCTCGCCGAAAGCCTGCCCGCTTTCCTGAATTCCCATGATTTTTCGGCCATTGCCGTCATCGTCGATAACCATACCTTCAAGTTCTGTTATCCCGAAATAAAGGCGCTGCTGCCCAAACATACCCTCGTGCGGATCAAAGCCGGGGAAGAACAGAAGCACCTGGCCACCTGTGAGCTGATCTGGGACGCCCTGACCCGGGCCAACTTCGACCGTCACGCGCTGGTACTTAACCTGGGCGGGGGCGTTATTGGTGACATGGGTGGTTTCTGCGCGGCTACTTACAAACGCGGTATCGCCTTTGCCCAACTGCCCACCACCCTGCTCGCGCAGGTCGACGCCAGCGTGGGCGGCAAGCTGGGCATTGATTTCAATGGACTGAAAAACCACATCGGCGTATTTCAGCTGCCTAATACGGTGCTGGTCGACCCTGCGTTTTTGGCAACCCTGCCCGAGCGGGAACTCCGGTCAGGGTTCGCTGAGATCATCAAGCACTGCCTCATTGCCGATGCGGCCATGTGGGAGCAGATCCGTCGGCGCGACCTCGACGAACAAAACTGGCCCGAACTGGTAGCGCATTCCGTTGCGATCAAGCAGCGAGTGGTGGCGCAGGACCCTACCGAGAAGGGGTTACGCAAAATCCTGAACTTTGGTCATACACTGGGCCACGCTGTTGAAACTCATTTTCTGTCGCAGAGCCGAAAGCGGTTACTACACGGCGAAGCCATTGCAGTGGGTATGGTAGCGGAGGCTTTTATTGCGTACCATAAAAAGATGATCGACGAAATCCTGCTGACGCAAATCGAAGAGTATGTGTTTGCCGTATATGGAAATGCACGACTAACAGAAGGAGATGTCGAACCCATTCTGGCACTGACGCTGCAGGACAAGAAAAACCGGGGTCGGGAGGTTCGGATGTCGCTGCTCGACGGGCCCGGGAGCTGTGCGTTCGACGTGCCGGTTACGATGGCCGAAATGCGCAAGGCATTAGCGTACTATAACGGAGAAGCGTAGCATTAAAATTTGGTAGTACCCTATTGTTTGCCAAACATTTACGGTTAACTTTGAGTTCGACCCGATACAAACCATTATCAAACATAAACGGAAATAAGTGTAGCAAAACCTTTACGAAGTACAGCATGAAAACATTTGTCGGACTACTGTTTACGATGGCCGTTCTCGGTATGGCGAGTTGCTCGCCCAGCCGGTTGTTTGTCGAACATGATTACAGTTACGAAGGCCACTTCAAAAACTACGAATCATTTAATTTTCTGGAATGCGAATTCGTTGATTCAACGTTGCTTTGTTCCGACATTCAGGATG is a window from the Spirosoma rigui genome containing:
- a CDS encoding pyridoxal phosphate-dependent aminotransferase; translation: MSINRRDWLRASMLSGLGLAALPGVASPLSFCEPELEVPMGYTPPVGALKARLSANENPYGPSPKALKTINESAPDGFLYAMEYARQFKKLVAETEGVPEEYILLGAGSGELLTAASLWAAYRPNAGRTIVAPDPTFDALPRTAVRHGITMDRVPLVAADGYDINLNKLAERVGSQTGMVYLCNPNNPTAITVDPAKLRAFCLAVGAKTPVLVDEAYIDYTPDPKGYSMVDTILKGSNVIITKTFSKVHGFAGLRAGYMIAKPELLEQISKFATGGSSMSMTTLRAAIVSLQDKDFIKYSLGKTQESKNFLAGVLKQHSYEPLPSGANFVMFPIRMKGEDFVGRMMEQGVSIRQWKFDGQYWCRVSLGTMPQMQAFADGLKTIS
- a CDS encoding SusC/RagA family TonB-linked outer membrane protein — protein: MQKRLLFYVLIWCCTGLAGYAQSRLVTGTVVSAEEGPLPGVNVVLKGTTIGTTTDAKGKYALSVPNNEAIITYSSIGFTTGEEKVGNRSVLDITMVSDVRALSEVVVTAFGVKKEVKSLGYGVQEIKGQQLTEARATNVVNGLSGKVAGLRVSSNGGPGSGSTIQIRGASSVSGNNQPLVVIDGVPIQQTFDKQFGSGLAEINPDNIQEMTVLKGPNAAALYGSRAANGVILVTTKTGAGTKGIGVEINTNTTFERPWVKPNFQNTYGGGNGYRTWYTDGWSGSITDPLEISQYRAAYGPNAPLSGTEGTDESWGAPMDGRLVRQWWTAKDVAPLTPQPNNYDEYWATGKTFTNNIALSGGNDKGNFRLSLGRLDQQGIMYYNDFHRNNFKFNSGYNFTPKLNVTLSAEYIKSGSKNRGYTEGQQFIWSHRHVSWAQLRDYESYQNISINRVVPGKPADTDPPNWQHTFFTNPFFTQQRLPYGNDKDRLVGNIALNYKILPSLSLLLRSGTDVWTDTRINILNFERVRNGNTTPGSYSEEVLRRQESNSDFIFTFNKNITSDFSLNAQAGGISRSNYYKRNFLRVGQLVVDGVYNAGNANPSQNTAESAIEKSQVNSAFGSMELGWRNALFLNGTARNDWSSTLPAEARSYFYPSVSVSAVLTELFNVQSSVLSFAKVRASWAQVGNDADPYQLLQTFRANGSWNGSVPEFYENKKISNSGLKPEITTGTELGLDLRFLKGRIGLDVTYYDQLSRNQILGVEISKASGYDSRILNAGKIANKGLEVVLTGSPVRLNGFTWETTLNFSRNRNKVLELAEGLTTYVLYSRQGLNSEARVGQAYGTLYGIGFEHAPDGQIIYGANGYPVVSSTPRVLGNIQPKWTGGWQNTFSYKGIVLGVLVDVRSGGSLFDEGTGTGRWTGQYAETAIGREEGIIGKGVVNVGSAEQPNYVPNTTIVPANALYGYNNPRRYHEAAIFDASYVKLREVTLGYQIPAALLNRIKVRSAKISLVGRNVLMLFKNTPHIDPEADRYGSNSQGFAYGELPSSRSMGVNLNLSF
- a CDS encoding SusD/RagB family nutrient-binding outer membrane lipoprotein, with protein sequence MKRILLILIPALLVVASCTKDFDTMNVDPNNPTAVGPQYLLPFATEAAVDRYWGSNIRFERLNLDGAMLWMQYLTRNIYSNEGDNYGVSVAFYNNNWKGFYNDGLVNFQRIVTLSQPGGKYANANYEGIGIVMRTWVYSLLTDVYGAIPYTEAIKGTAEAPIYTPGYDSMDKIYAGMLADLKTANDKLSTSGPAVAGDILYGGDILKWKKFANSLRIRLANRQAVKKPAESKAILAEILADPARYPIFTSNADNATLKHTATRPSNNEWNEVMVFGSRTDWNISKTLADKLNDLGDARITVYAQPTKDGKYVGHANGLPDAIATTYLATSSMLGTYFTQTTTPSVLMTFAELNLTLAEAAVDGDITGDAQTYFEKGMTASFDQYGLKISDTYLKTVGKVTKEKVMEQKWIALFGQGIEAWTEYRRTGLPLLPPKDPRAIFENDGVLPTRIKYPTSEYSLNEANVRKGVTTNGGDDTMKTKLWWAEK
- a CDS encoding SusC/RagA family TonB-linked outer membrane protein produces the protein MQLSVRGLLVLLFYCTTLLSTYAQDRTITGKVLSADDNTPIPGASVVVQGTTRGTTTDAVGNFRIQASRGQTLRVSFIGTTTQDVVVGNADVVTISLKQEASALNEVVVTALGIKQEKRALGYSVQEVKGTDLAQTQRENFLNSLNGRVAGAMITSTSGNPGASTSIMLRGISSIGSNNQPLFVVDGLPIDNKTFSQGALVSDSPNRNNDYQNRAADINPNDIETLTVLKGPEAAALYGIDAASGAIVITTKKGAAGRGRITYDNAFRFDDAYRFPKFQTTFGPGDNGAFNTPTRAYFGPRYASDAPRFDNVGNFFQTGFTQRHNLSVEGGSDRSTYRLSTSYTTQTGVVPNTKFDRTSIRLTGSSKVSDKFDVTTSFNYIGTQNIKAGKGAGSTLLALLYWPVTDDARNYLNSDGTRRRLLTTANSDVTDIDNPFFSVYKNQNSDRTNRILGNATLNYDVASWLNLRTVLGADIYSTLGNQLAHPQSNLGYSTRGSIENFTQVSQLLNGQFLATAKKQFGDVNTSLLVGTAVEDRRDNTDAVLGQQFYDPNFNGINNTPPTTQRAKNTLIRRRLQGVFGQLTVNYKDLLYVNATGRNDWSSTLPIASRSFFYPSVSTSLVLTEIPALQGGKIVSFAKIRASYAEVGKDAPPYNVASNLAAQPTTGGGLSYGVYGGNPGLKPERTQSYEIGTDVRLFNGRLTADVAYFSRNAKDQITAPRISYATGFVLQYINSGTINSRGIEVQLGGNPVRRGDFNWDVLANFTRNESTVKSIPAGQTEFYVSDTWLFANVRNSLFVGRPATTFGGNAYLRNDRGDILINPTTGYPIKNTNFVEIGDRNPDFLIGLTNTFRYKNWNLSALLDIRKGGDVYNANELYLYVQGLSRFTVDREQARVVKGVLRDGLENTATPTVNTIQVTPSVRNDFYSSAYVDEDFIEKDINWMRLRDVTLSYTFPATMLARQKAIKAASVFFTGTDLFLLTNYTGADPAVNGLNASTGGSGAAGFDYGTIAAPRGLSFGLRVSL